A genomic segment from Aegilops tauschii subsp. strangulata cultivar AL8/78 chromosome 1, Aet v6.0, whole genome shotgun sequence encodes:
- the LOC109731938 gene encoding protein ACCELERATED CELL DEATH 6 translates to MEEIRISSPQPRSCPVPCCLELFMAASFGDHERLQQLLSPGMALASAEAGDSAALVGTTEENSLLHVVATDGDGHGYLKSAKVIHGKAHRLLLARNRHGDTPLHCAARAGNRHMISCLIELAAGDGMARAMVGVQNEDGRTALHEVIGSDDMQMVQALMAHDKELARVDASDGTSPLFLAISLGHHRIARWLHEFDKELSYSGNHGQNALHAAVLHDKRMAKELLRVWTKENKEKITRLVEQRDHCGSMPVHMAASAEDPTLEFFLFAFVDRSLEIKSFSFYYDVAPSKLLYKFYAWKKHPIYLLADAHPSSAFQPDKKGYFPVHVAALAGSLVPIIILLWHCSPACARLRDSKGRTFLHVAVDLKRLNVVRFVCNRSSEFKSILNIQDNDGNTALHLAVYGGDWDIFKTLIWNRHVVLNLSNKKGETPMDIAEKNAPSDSGFNFGMHARRRILGSLTFVNAQNGNSRRDERVVTEDKFVEKVEDQKITSFAKIVGIGSVLVATATFAAAFVMPDKDQASRSYAFNGFVISNTLAFICSALATFSLIYTGVAALDIKKRIELVSFSLALLIGAARSFCAAFAFALYVELNQVNHMTAIVSCTMTAVALLDALWFMRAILIDTTLVLKRAKLKSNTGWRSVAGRLLRLGTRFLANIAYLFWPYIVIFSLLESTRNIIGLHHKLG, encoded by the exons ATGGAGGAGATACGCATCAGCTCGCCGCAGCCGCGCTCCTGCCCCGTGCCGTGCTGTCTGGAGCTGTTCATGGCCGCAAGCTTTGGCGATCACGAGCGGCTACAGCAACTCCTGAGCCCGGGCATGGCGCTGGCGAGCGCGGAGGCCGGCGACTCCGCAGCACTAGTAGGTACCACCGAGGAGAACTCCTTACTCCATGTGGTAGCGACCGACGGGGACGGCCATGGCTACCTGAAGAGCGCAAAGGTAATCCATGGCAAGGCCCATCGGCTGCTGCTCGCGCGCAACAGGCACGGCGACACGCCGCTGCACTGCGCCGCCCGGGCCGGGAACAGGCACATGATTTCTTGCCTGAtcgagctcgccgccggcgacgggATGGCCAGGGCCATGGTGGGGGTGCAAAACGAGGATGGGAGGACGGCGTTGCATGAAGTGATCGGCTCCGACGACATGCAGATGGTCCAGGCTTTGATGGCGCACGACAAGGAGCTGGCCCGAGTGGATGCGTCCGATGGGACATCGCCTCTGTTCCTTGCCATCTCGCTGGGTCATCACCGGATTGCTCGCTGGCTTCACGAGTTTGACAAAGAGTTATCCTATTCTGGCAACCACGGACAAAATGCCTTACATGCCGCTGTTCTTCACGACAAAA GGATGGCGAAGGAGTTGCTACGTGTGTGGACCaaggaaaacaaagaaaaaataaCGAGGCTAGTCGAACAACGGGACCATTGTGGTAGTATGCCAGTGCATATGGCTGCATCAGCGGAAGATCCTACTCTGGAGTTTTTCCTTTTTGCTTTTGTCGACAGGAGCCTCGAAATCAAATCCTTCAGCTTCTACTATGATGTTGCACCATCCAAGTTGTTATACAAGTTTTATGCTTGGAAGAAACACCCAATATACCTACTGGCCGATGCGCATCCATCTTCGGCATTTCAGCCGGACAAGAAAGGGTATTTTCCAGTGCATGTGGCTGCCTTGGCAGGCAGCTTGGTGCCTATCATCATCTTGCTCTGGCACTGCTCTCCAGCCTGCGCCAGATTGCGTGATTCCAAGGGGAGGACCTTCCTTCATGTCGCTGTTGATCTTAAGAGGCTTAACGTCGTTAGATTTGTATGCAACAGGTCGTCAGAATTTAAGTCAATCCTGAACATACAGGACAATGATGGTAACACTGCCCTGCACCTAGCTGTCTATGGAGGGGATTGGGATATATTCAAAACTCTCATCTGGAACCGACATGTCGTCTTAAATTTATCAAACAAGAAAGGAGAAACTCCCATGGATATTGCCGAGAAAAATGCTCCTTCAGATTCTGGATTTAATTTCGGAATG CATGCACGGCGTAGGATACTTGGTTCTCTAACCTTTGTAAACGCTCAGAATGGCAACAGCAGGCGCGACGAACGTGTCGTCACGGAAGATAAATTTGTGGAGAAGGTCGAGGACCAGAAAATAACAAGCTTCGCAAAGATTGTGGGGATTGGATCTGTGCTCGTGGCCACGGCGACGTTCGCCGCAGCCTTCGTCATGCCTGACAAAGACCAAGCATCGCGTTCGTATGCTTTCAACGGGTTCGTCATATCTAACACCTTGGCATTTATCTGCTCGGCTTTGGCCACATTCAGTCTCATCTATACTGGGGTAGCTGCACTCGACATAAAGAAGCGGATAGAGCTGGTGTCCTTCTCTCTCGCACTGCTCATCGGTGCCGCGAGAAGCTTCTGTGCCGCCTTCGCCTTCGCGTTGTACGTGGAGCTTAACCAAGTGAATCACATGACTGCTATAGTCTCCTGCACCATGACAGCCGTTGCGTTGCTCGATGCCCTTTGGTTCATGAGGGCGATACTGATCGATACAACACTGGTTCTGAAGAGGGCCAAGCTGAAAAGTAACACTGGATGGAGATCAGTGGCCGGGCGATTGCTCAGACTGGGGACTAGATTCTTAGCCAACATTGCCTATCTCTTCTGGCCCTACATCGTAATCTTCAGCCTTTTGGAAAGTACTAGGAATATTATTGGACTACACCATAAGCTGGGCTAA